The following nucleotide sequence is from Triticum dicoccoides isolate Atlit2015 ecotype Zavitan chromosome 7B, WEW_v2.0, whole genome shotgun sequence.
GGACAATATGGCTCCCAATCAAACGCCACACACTTGGTTTACTATCACTAATTCACAAAACTGTCTGGACTCTGGACCCAGAAGAAGGTAATCAGTATGAGGAGCCCCAGCAGCCCGTGCGCCGGTGGTGCTGAACCGCCTGCAGCGCCGCTCTTCTGGACGGTGAAGGAGACGGGTGCTGGCGGCGACGAGCTCGGGTCGGACCCGTTGATTATGCCGATCCCGAGGTCTGAGCAGCCTGATCGCAGAGAACCTGCACGGTGGAAACACCAAACCGCCGGCGAGGCAGCGTTAGCCTAGTCATACTCATACTCATACCTCAGTCACGACATGCTGTTGAGTCACTCACACTGGCGGTAGCAGGGGTAGGCGTCGTCGTCGAGGAGGTTCCTGAAGCCGTCGGGGCAGGCGCACCTGTGCGCGAACGCCGAGGACTCCACCTTCTCGCAGGTGCCGCCCCCGCAGTACTGCATCAAGCAAGCTGCGCCATTGGAAGGCAGGACTCAGTGGCGAATGCTTGAATGGATAAACAGAAACTCTTTCGCGATCATCTGAGGTGGTGATTAATTACGGTCGTAGACTGAGAGGTTTGTCAGCGGTGGCGCTGCTGGCGGCGGCGGTGACGGAGCCGGAGGAGACGAGCCGTCCTGGCACGAGTAGTTGATGGTGCCTGCCCAGACGAATTACGGCGGTCGATTCTTATTGATCCATCATCAAGAAAACTGGCGTGCAGGGTGTACGTACAGTTTGGTATGGCGCAGGGGAGGAAGGGGAAGTCCACGTCGCCGAGATGGTACCGGCTCCACCCCGGGTTGCAGCGGCACGCGAACCCGAACATGTAGTCGCCAGACTCGCCGCAGCTCCCCATGCCGCACTTCACCTTGCCGCACAGATCCCCATCTACTGCACGGGCTCCTCGAGGTAGCTGCACTAGCAGCAGGGCCAGCAGGCACGCCAGCGCGAGGGCCGACCTGTTGGTACGCCCCATTTCGCCGTCCCGGCCCGGCCGGATCGAGCTGTACGTACGTGTGGTTTCGTCTTGTGCCCGGATCGAGCTTGGTGCACGAGGACGATGAGGGACACGAACTTATGTATGGAAGCTAATTAACTAGTGACCCATAGCCGCCGGACGGACCATTAATGTGGCATGCACCCGCGTGGAAGAATAGAAGCAGTCAGATTTGACGTGAGATCGATCAGACTTGACGACGACCACGGCCTGCCCAGGAAGGTCGCTGGTCCAGGCTCGTCATCTGTTCCAGAACATGGACTATTTGCAGCCGAGACGGCGAGACCTGGGGTTCCTTTCTTCGGTTGATCGAGAAGGGCTGAACTTTCGTTGATAGCGAATGGACACCGCCATCGGTCGAGAAGAGCTGAACTTTCTTAATAATTTGATCGTGAATGACGGCGCCCCGGTTAATAATTTCTTTGCTCTTAGAGCAACTCAAATGggacgacccatttcgtccgccgccgtccgtttgggtcggcgcgacaGAAAAGACGGTCCAACGCGTCGATCCAAACGGACGCGTGTTCGCTTGGCGTCCGCATGGCGAcccattttttgcccatttttgagccggatttgcctcggcgcggacacgagacggacgcgcgcgcgcCTATTCCTCTTCTCGGCCCCGCCGGTCGGTGGCAGTCACCAGCATTTCCcctcattttttcaaaaaaaactccCGCATGCGCGCGCTCCCACCCCAACCAGCCATGGACGACGCcatcgacctcgacgccgccgccggcctcgcctccctcgcctcgtccaGCGCCGCCACCGGCTCCgggaaaggcaagcctcgtgccccTCGCAAGACGGCCGCCATGACCAAGCCAAAGAAGGACGACCACGAGTTTCCGAACGACTACGggctagaggaagaggacgagtgtgacatcgaagtggagcctttgttcgaggacgagctcaCAACCAAGCCGCCGGTCctaagccgaagcgcaagagcaagcgcacGAAGGCGTACATGGCGGACGAGGACAAACTTCTTTGCGAGTTTTggcgagacattggacaagaccccaagACGGTCGCCGAGCTAAAGCATTCAACCTTTTGGATTCTTGTCCACCGAAagtttcatgagcgcaagaagttttcGCCTTAACAATTTATGAGCACGCGTGGGTGGGTCTCTATATCCAAGCgatggagggtgatccaacaagagtgcaacaagttttgcgccactcttgagagcgtcaaggcccgccccgtgagcggcatcggcatgcaagacatggtatgctagcaagccgccctcttttgtgtcatcaagttCATCCTTTGCGTGTTCATTTGCATATCACTTGCACATATGCTTGCATGGAaacattttgtaggcatttcaagctttggaggcattcaaggttcaacacaatagcaagtgcttcaacctctcccattgctatcAGGTCATCAAGGACGAGGAGAAGTTCAAGACGCAATATGCCGCACTCAAGTCGCGTGGGGGGAAGAAAGCCGTGGAGGATGTTGGGAAGGGCGAGCCGACACGGCCGCGggagaagaccaactccaagaaggaggacaagcgagatGCGGCCACCAACGCCTTGATCGCAGGCATGGACGGCATGATGAataagaaggactcaagggagAAGGAGCGTCGGCGTTTCAAGGCGGAGCAAATGGAcgctttcatggagatccaaaggagaagGCTGGAGCTGGACGCCAAGAAGTAAGCCAAGATGTTTGAGTTaaaggcggagaagcaagccaagatgatagagatcgaggctgccaacgccaagaccaaggcgaaagaagtggctctcgcgaatatgatgaccggggtggagatcatgaaggtggatctcaacaccgtgtcgcaAGGAAGAGgtcgtggttcgagaagatgcaggccgtcatgctcaagttcgacgacgagtgatctatggTGGCGAGCGCcatcttttttgtatgccggcaggtgtgccggcatgaccacgggagccgcgatggcgtgatcgaactcaagtcccaccttttttgtgtgctggcatgtgtgccggccggctgacgagtgcgccagcatgaactatggtgatattttctgaagccggcattgtatgccggcatgagacatggccgctggcatgatcgcCCGCGggcctatttttaaaagttgaa
It contains:
- the LOC119341626 gene encoding uncharacterized protein LOC119341626, with the translated sequence MGRTNRSALALACLLALLLVQLPRGARAVDGDLCGKVKCGMGSCGESGDYMFGFACRCNPGWSRYHLGDVDFPFLPCAIPNCTINYSCQDGSSPPAPSPPPPAAPPLTNLSVYDPCLMQYCGGGTCEKVESSAFAHRCACPDGFRNLLDDDAYPCYRQCSLRSGCSDLGIGIINGSDPSSSPPAPVSFTVQKSGAAGGSAPPAHGLLGLLILITFFWVQSPDSFVN